The window CGAGCAGACCCGCGCGGCCATGAAGCACCTGCTGTCCGACATCCAGTCGGGCGCGTTCGCCGAGACCTGGATCGAGGAGAACCACACCGGCCGACCGACGTTCAACGCCCGCCGCCAGGCCGACGTGAACCACCAGATCGAGCAGGTTGGCCGCGATCTTCGCCGCATGATGACCTTTGTCGAGGCGAAGGAAGTAACGCCGGGCGCTGGCGGGGCCTAGTCACACCGGGCTGCGGGCGGCGGCTGAGATCCTGCTTAGCCGCCACACCGCCGCTCGCAGGAGCAGAAATTCATGGAACCTCAGGGAACAGACTACGTTCGTATCTTTGATACGACGCTGCGGGATGGTGAGCAGGCGCCTGGCTGCACAATGTCGCTCGAGGAGAAGCTCGAGATGGCGCGGCAGCTGCGGCGCCTGGGTGTAGATATTATCGAGGCCGGGTTCCCCGCCGCCTCCCCCGGCGACTGGGCGGCGGTCCACCAGATCGCCCAGGAGGTCGGCACGCCTGACGGTCCCGTGATCGCGGCCCTGGCGCGGGCGGTGAAGGAGGACATCCACAAAGCCTGGACGGCCATCCAGCCCGCCGCCAAGAAGCGCATCCACACCTTTATCAACGCGTCCGACATCCAGATCGAGTACCAGCTGCGCTCCACCCGCGAGGAGGTGCTGAAGCGTGGCCGCGAGATGGTGCGCTACGCCCGCTCGCTCTGCGAGGATGTTGAGTTCTCGCCCATGGACGCCACCCGCGCCGATGTGCCCTTTATGTTCGACCTGCTGGCCGCCGCCATCGAGGAGGGCGCGACCACGCTGAACATCCCCGACACGGTCGGCTACTCCACCCCCGAGGAGTACGCCGCGCTGATCGCTGACATCCGCGCCAAGGTGCCCGGCGCGAAGGACTGTGTCATCTCGGTGCACTGCCACGATGACCTGGGCATGGCCGTGGCCAACAGCCTGGCCGGGGTGCGCGCTGGCGCGCGGCAGATCGAGTGCACGCTGAATGGCATCGGCGAGCGCGCGGGCAACGCCTCCCTGGAGGAGGTGGTGATGGCCCTGCACACCCGCAAGCAGTTCTTCGGCGTCGAGACCCACATCAATACCCGCGAGATCGCCCGATCGAGCAAGCTGCTCTCCACCACCATCGCGCTGCCGGTGCCGCCGAACAAGGCGGTGGTCGGCGCGAACGCCTTCGCCCACGAGTCCGGCATCCATCAGGACGGCGTGCTGAAAAACCGCCTGACCTACGAGATCATGAGCGCCGAGACGGTGGGCCTGGATGGCAACGAGCTGGTGCTGGGCAAGCACAGCGGACGCCACGCCTTCCGCGCCAAGCTGGTGGCCATGGGCCACGAGTTCGAGAGCGAGGACGAGTTCCAGCGGCTGTTCGAGCGCTTCAAGGAGCTGTGCGACCGCAAGAAGCATGTGGATGATCGCGACATCGAGGCGCTGATCTCCAGCGAGGCGCAGCACACCCCCGAGGTCTACAAGCTGACCCACGTGCAGGTGACGAGCGGCACAGGCGTGACGCCGGTGGCCACCGTGACCCTGGTGGGGCCGGATGGCGAGACCAAGATCGACAGCGCGCACGGCGCAGGCCCGGTGGATGCGATCTACCGCGCGATCGACCGCGTGGTGCAGCGCCCCAACGAGCTGATCGAGTTCGCGATCAACGCCATCACCGAGGGCATGGATGCGGTGGCCGAGGTCTCGGTGCGGCTGCGCGACACGCGCCCCGCCGAGCAGCCGCAGGCCGAGCAGCCGGGCGTGTTCAGCAAGCGCCGCGAGCAGGTGTTCAACGGCTACGGCGTCAACACCGACACGCTGGTGGCCGCCGCCGAGGCCTACATGGGCGCGCTGAACAAGATGCTCGCCGCCCGCCAGCAGCGGATCAGCGCCGAGGAGGCGGCCTACGCCGCAGGCTACGATCAGAACTCGCCAAGCTACGCCGTAGACACCTTCGGAGGCAAGTGAGGCTAGTGGAACGCGCGCCAGACGGCGCGCATTCTGCTTTTTCTCCTTTGGAATGCTATGCAGACGATAGCCTACCTTGGCCCGCCCGGCACCTTTAGCGAGATGGCAGCCCTCGCGGTCGGCGACGCCGACACCCAGTATCTGCCGCTGGCCAGCATCCCCGCCGTCGTCACCGCGATCGAGACGGGCGCGGCCACGCTGGGCATGCTGCCGATCGAGAACGTGCTAGAGGGCAGCGTCACCACCACGCTCGACCTGCTGATCCACGAGACCGACCTGCGGATCGCGGGCGAGACGGTCATCCCCATTCGCCACAACCTGGTGAGCCGCGCGGGCGTGGCCCTGCCGCAGATCAAGGTGCTGTACGCCCACCCGCAGTCGCTGGGCCAGTGCCGCCGGTTTGTGGAGCGCTGCCTGCCTGGCGTGGCCACGGTGGCCTCGCTCTCGAACAGCGCTGCCCCCGCCGAGGCTCTGGCCGACGAGCGCCCGGCGGCGGCCATCTCCACTGTGCGCGCCGCCGATCTGGTGGGCGCGCATATCCTGGCCCGCGACATCCAAGATCGCGCCAGCAACGTTACCCGCTTTATCGCGCTGCGCGGCGAGGA is drawn from Chloroflexia bacterium SDU3-3 and contains these coding sequences:
- the pheA gene encoding prephenate dehydratase codes for the protein MQTIAYLGPPGTFSEMAALAVGDADTQYLPLASIPAVVTAIETGAATLGMLPIENVLEGSVTTTLDLLIHETDLRIAGETVIPIRHNLVSRAGVALPQIKVLYAHPQSLGQCRRFVERCLPGVATVASLSNSAAPAEALADERPAAAISTVRAADLVGAHILARDIQDRASNVTRFIALRGEDAQPSGDDKTSFCFGFDKEDRAGSLVEALQELALAGINMTKLESRPSKEVLGQYIFLVDINGHREEPHVAAALTRLRARTGFFKVLGSYPVWRDRRAQRPVKQ
- a CDS encoding 2-isopropylmalate synthase — protein: MEPQGTDYVRIFDTTLRDGEQAPGCTMSLEEKLEMARQLRRLGVDIIEAGFPAASPGDWAAVHQIAQEVGTPDGPVIAALARAVKEDIHKAWTAIQPAAKKRIHTFINASDIQIEYQLRSTREEVLKRGREMVRYARSLCEDVEFSPMDATRADVPFMFDLLAAAIEEGATTLNIPDTVGYSTPEEYAALIADIRAKVPGAKDCVISVHCHDDLGMAVANSLAGVRAGARQIECTLNGIGERAGNASLEEVVMALHTRKQFFGVETHINTREIARSSKLLSTTIALPVPPNKAVVGANAFAHESGIHQDGVLKNRLTYEIMSAETVGLDGNELVLGKHSGRHAFRAKLVAMGHEFESEDEFQRLFERFKELCDRKKHVDDRDIEALISSEAQHTPEVYKLTHVQVTSGTGVTPVATVTLVGPDGETKIDSAHGAGPVDAIYRAIDRVVQRPNELIEFAINAITEGMDAVAEVSVRLRDTRPAEQPQAEQPGVFSKRREQVFNGYGVNTDTLVAAAEAYMGALNKMLAARQQRISAEEAAYAAGYDQNSPSYAVDTFGGK